The Lysinibacillus pakistanensis genome includes a window with the following:
- a CDS encoding GTP pyrophosphokinase codes for MKNELEAITFKNLQIELTRFFLAYKFALQEIETKINILQEEFKLIHEYNPIEHVSTRIKSPKSILMKIKKKSIEPSIEDIRENIRDIAGVRITCSFVEDIYKVSAMLQAQHDIEIVDVKDYIAYPKDNGYQSLHLIIKIPIFMSDHMEKVYTEIQIRTIAMDFWASLEHKIYYKYNKEVPEHIRIELKEAALQAAELDRKMERLNKEINILKENEAEPSLLDSTPISHLAKYLTELPNNQ; via the coding sequence ATGAAAAACGAACTTGAGGCAATAACTTTTAAAAACTTACAAATAGAGCTAACACGTTTCTTTTTAGCCTATAAATTCGCTTTACAGGAAATCGAAACCAAAATTAATATATTACAAGAAGAATTTAAGCTAATTCATGAATACAATCCAATAGAACATGTTTCAACTCGAATAAAATCACCAAAAAGTATATTAATGAAAATAAAGAAAAAGAGCATTGAACCATCCATTGAAGATATTCGCGAAAATATAAGGGATATTGCTGGGGTCAGAATTACATGCTCCTTTGTAGAGGATATTTATAAAGTAAGCGCTATGCTACAGGCACAACATGATATTGAAATTGTAGATGTAAAGGATTATATTGCCTATCCAAAGGACAATGGCTATCAAAGCTTACATCTCATTATCAAAATTCCTATCTTTATGTCTGACCATATGGAGAAGGTGTATACAGAGATTCAAATCCGTACAATAGCTATGGATTTTTGGGCAAGCTTAGAGCATAAAATTTATTATAAGTATAACAAGGAAGTACCAGAGCATATTCGTATTGAATTAAAAGAAGCCGCTCTACAAGCAGCCGAGTTAGATCGAAAAATGGAGCGACTGAATAAAGAGATCAATATTTTAAAAGAAAATGAAGCTGAGCCTTCATTGCTAGACAGTACGCCTATTTCACATTTAGCTAAATACCTTACAGAATTACCTAACAATCAATGA
- the mnmA gene encoding tRNA 2-thiouridine(34) synthase MnmA, whose product MKETRDPSQIRVVVGMSGGVDSSVAAYLLKQQGYEVIGIFMKNWDDTDENGVCTATEDYDDVIKVCNQIGIPYYAVNFEKQYWDKVFTYFLEEYKAGRTPNPDVMCNKEIKFKAFLEHAMDLGADYLATGHYARIDRSDDGEVKMLRGIDDNKDQTYFLNQLSQEQLSHVMFPIGDIEKKEVRKIAEEAGLATAKKKDSTGICFIGERNFKEFLSQYLPAQPGKMETMDGVVMGQHDGLMYYTLGQRHGLGIGGDGEPWFVLGKDLERNVLLVGQGFDNEYSYSTSLTAVKMNYTSTKKLPGKFSCTAKFRYRQTDTPVEVEILPNGCAHITFAEPVRAITPGQAVVLYNGEECLGGGTIDEVFKSNEKLTYVG is encoded by the coding sequence ATGAAAGAAACACGCGATCCCTCACAAATTCGTGTTGTTGTCGGCATGTCAGGTGGGGTAGATTCTTCGGTTGCTGCATATTTGCTGAAACAACAGGGGTATGAGGTAATCGGAATATTTATGAAAAACTGGGATGACACTGACGAAAATGGGGTTTGTACAGCTACAGAGGATTATGATGATGTTATTAAAGTATGTAACCAAATTGGGATTCCGTACTATGCGGTCAACTTTGAAAAGCAATATTGGGATAAAGTTTTCACATACTTTTTAGAAGAATATAAAGCAGGACGCACACCAAATCCTGATGTAATGTGTAATAAGGAAATAAAGTTCAAAGCCTTTTTAGAGCATGCGATGGATTTAGGAGCTGATTATTTAGCAACAGGACATTATGCTAGAATCGATCGAAGCGATGATGGCGAAGTAAAAATGCTTCGAGGAATAGATGATAATAAGGATCAAACATATTTCCTAAACCAACTATCTCAGGAACAATTATCACATGTTATGTTTCCGATTGGTGATATTGAGAAAAAAGAAGTTCGAAAAATTGCAGAAGAAGCTGGTTTAGCGACAGCTAAGAAAAAGGATTCAACAGGAATCTGCTTTATTGGAGAACGCAATTTCAAAGAATTTTTAAGTCAATATTTACCGGCACAACCTGGTAAGATGGAGACAATGGATGGCGTTGTCATGGGTCAGCATGACGGATTAATGTACTATACATTAGGCCAACGACATGGTCTTGGGATTGGCGGAGACGGAGAGCCTTGGTTTGTGCTTGGAAAAGATTTAGAGCGCAATGTATTACTTGTTGGACAAGGCTTCGATAATGAGTATTCATACTCTACATCATTAACTGCTGTAAAAATGAACTATACTTCGACAAAAAAATTGCCTGGGAAATTTTCATGTACAGCGAAATTCCGCTATCGTCAAACAGATACACCAGTAGAAGTTGAAATTTTACCAAATGGTTGTGCACACATTACATTTGCAGAGCCTGTACGTGCTATCACACCAGGACAAGCTGTAGTGCTATACAATGGAGAAGAATGTTTGGGTGGCGGAACAATTGACGAAGTCTTTAAAAGTAATGAAAAACTAACATATGTTGGATAA
- the recD2 gene encoding SF1B family DNA helicase RecD2: MAENLDLFELNKFFILGRPIVSIFHNAQNMYSIVRVKIQETNLQYEDKEIIVVGYFPPLQMDEQYRFTGLLRQHPKYGVQFQIETFTKEVPATEQGIIHYLSSDLFVGIGKKTAETIVEKLGANALRLILEDPNVLDSVPRLSAEKKEVIHRTIEQNLGLERVMIQLNEWGFGPQLGMKIYQTYRTDAIELLTENPYRLIEDVEGVGFVRADELGAKLGITGNHPDRIKAAILHILNAAALSEGHVFLDAEQVLPLVKDMLEQSQREEIPFEAISKACIELREESKICGEETRLYLPSLYFSEVGIASKIVSLIERNKKAEHFSRDEIRKAIGETEDLLHVTYAETQANAIEQALNSAAMILTGGPGTGKTTVVRGIVEVYAKLHGLSLNPKEYAQKEEPFPIILCAPTGRAAKRLSESTELPAMTIHRLLGFTGQEKEEETEREVTGKLIIVDEMSMVDTWLAHQLLKALHEEVQVVFVGDQDQLPPVGPGQVLKDLLASHQIPTVELTEVYRQAEGSTIIELAHQIKRGTIPNDLSVKTSDRSFIKASSDQVASVVTQVVKSAVAKGQEIRNIQVLAPMYKGPAGIDNLNKMIQELINPNDTGTRKELVFGDVTYRIKDKVLQLVNQPESNVFNGDMGEVISIIKAKETIEKQDLLVVSFDGIEVTYQRSDLNQLTLAYCCSIHKSQGSEFQTVIMPVVRGYSKMLRRNLLYTGITRAKNFLILCGEPEVLADGLQRTDDLQRFTSLRARLNPMDIAEEITEKEAVSVEIDEEPIKDVKLTVETEPLIHPMIGMDGVSPYDFLDD; the protein is encoded by the coding sequence ATGGCTGAGAATCTTGATTTATTTGAACTAAATAAATTTTTTATACTCGGACGTCCAATCGTCTCTATCTTTCATAATGCTCAAAATATGTATTCGATTGTTCGAGTGAAAATTCAAGAGACCAATTTACAATATGAAGATAAAGAAATCATTGTTGTCGGCTATTTTCCGCCATTACAAATGGATGAACAATATCGTTTTACAGGTTTATTGAGACAGCATCCAAAATACGGTGTACAATTTCAAATTGAGACGTTTACCAAAGAGGTACCAGCGACAGAGCAAGGAATCATTCATTACCTATCAAGTGATTTATTTGTTGGTATCGGAAAAAAAACGGCTGAAACAATTGTAGAGAAACTTGGAGCCAATGCTCTACGTCTAATTTTGGAGGACCCAAATGTGCTTGATAGTGTCCCTCGTCTATCAGCCGAAAAAAAAGAGGTTATCCACCGTACAATCGAACAAAATCTTGGTCTTGAGCGAGTAATGATCCAGCTAAATGAATGGGGATTTGGACCTCAGCTCGGTATGAAAATTTACCAAACATATCGCACTGATGCCATTGAGCTTCTTACAGAAAATCCATATCGTCTCATTGAAGATGTCGAGGGTGTGGGATTCGTTCGTGCAGATGAGCTAGGTGCAAAATTAGGGATTACTGGTAATCATCCAGACCGTATTAAGGCCGCTATTTTACATATTCTAAATGCAGCAGCTTTATCAGAAGGGCATGTGTTTTTAGATGCTGAGCAAGTTTTGCCCTTAGTAAAAGATATGCTTGAGCAAAGCCAACGAGAGGAAATACCATTTGAGGCAATATCAAAGGCCTGTATTGAATTGCGTGAGGAAAGTAAAATTTGTGGGGAAGAAACAAGGCTGTATTTACCGTCTCTTTATTTTTCAGAAGTAGGAATCGCCTCTAAAATAGTGTCATTAATTGAACGGAATAAGAAAGCTGAGCATTTTAGTAGGGACGAAATTCGGAAAGCGATTGGAGAAACAGAGGACTTACTCCATGTGACCTATGCCGAAACACAGGCCAATGCTATTGAACAAGCCTTAAACTCAGCTGCTATGATTTTAACAGGTGGTCCAGGTACTGGTAAAACAACGGTTGTACGAGGAATAGTGGAAGTCTATGCAAAGCTTCATGGTTTATCATTAAATCCAAAGGAATATGCGCAAAAAGAAGAACCCTTTCCCATTATTTTATGCGCTCCTACAGGCCGTGCAGCTAAGCGTTTATCAGAATCAACAGAACTTCCTGCAATGACCATTCATCGATTATTAGGATTTACTGGACAGGAAAAGGAAGAGGAAACAGAGCGTGAGGTTACAGGAAAGCTCATCATTGTTGATGAAATGTCGATGGTGGATACTTGGCTTGCTCATCAATTATTGAAAGCTTTACATGAGGAAGTTCAGGTTGTATTTGTGGGTGATCAGGATCAGCTTCCTCCAGTAGGACCTGGACAGGTGTTAAAGGATTTATTGGCCTCGCATCAAATTCCAACTGTTGAATTAACTGAAGTGTATAGACAGGCTGAGGGCTCAACTATTATTGAACTTGCCCATCAAATTAAACGCGGTACAATCCCAAATGATTTATCGGTAAAAACGTCTGACCGCTCTTTTATTAAAGCCTCCTCAGATCAAGTAGCAAGTGTTGTTACACAGGTTGTAAAGAGTGCAGTTGCGAAAGGACAAGAAATACGCAATATTCAGGTGTTAGCACCAATGTACAAGGGACCAGCAGGTATTGATAACCTGAATAAAATGATCCAAGAGCTTATAAATCCAAACGATACTGGTACTAGAAAAGAGCTTGTCTTTGGTGATGTAACCTATCGTATAAAGGATAAAGTATTACAGCTTGTCAATCAGCCAGAAAGCAATGTTTTTAATGGAGATATGGGTGAAGTCATCAGTATTATCAAAGCGAAGGAAACTATCGAGAAACAGGATTTACTTGTCGTTTCATTTGACGGCATTGAAGTAACCTATCAGCGCAGTGACCTCAATCAATTGACACTCGCCTATTGTTGTTCCATTCATAAATCACAGGGCTCGGAATTTCAGACAGTAATTATGCCAGTAGTTCGAGGTTATTCTAAAATGCTGCGTCGTAATCTGCTATATACTGGTATAACCCGTGCGAAAAACTTTCTGATTTTATGTGGCGAGCCAGAAGTGCTCGCTGATGGCTTACAGCGTACAGATGATCTACAGCGCTTTACTTCTTTACGTGCAAGACTTAATCCAATGGATATTGCAGAGGAAATAACAGAAAAAGAAGCCGTATCAGTGGAAATAGATGAAGAGCCGATAAAAGATGTAAAGTTAACGGTTGAAACAGAACCGCTGATCCATCCAATGATTGGAATGGACGGGGTTTCACCGTACGATTTTTTAGATGACTAA
- the hisA gene encoding phosphoribosylformimino-5-aminoimidazole carboxamide ribotide isomerase, whose protein sequence is MEFRPCIDLHDGKVKQIVGSTLGHLDQKVIENFISNHDSSYYAKMFAQDQLTGGHVIMLGEGNDEAALTALAAYPHGLQVGGGITTKNAEKYIDAGASHVIVTSFIFHDGKLDMDRLLELVQKIGKQHLVIDLSCRMRNDKWYVVTDKWTKFSDFEVNAASISYIENFCDELLIHAVDVEGKKGGMQESLVRDLAAWTTIPTTYAGGIRSIEDLEKFKKLANGKLHVTIGSALSIFGGDLPYVDVVNYCKKGGVL, encoded by the coding sequence TTGGAATTTAGACCTTGCATCGATTTACACGATGGCAAAGTAAAGCAAATTGTGGGTAGCACATTGGGACATCTAGATCAAAAAGTCATTGAAAATTTTATTTCCAATCATGACTCTAGTTATTATGCAAAAATGTTTGCTCAGGATCAATTAACAGGTGGTCACGTTATAATGCTTGGTGAAGGAAATGACGAGGCTGCATTAACAGCGCTTGCAGCTTATCCTCATGGTCTGCAAGTAGGGGGTGGAATCACTACAAAAAATGCCGAAAAGTATATTGATGCTGGCGCTTCGCATGTAATTGTGACTTCTTTTATTTTTCATGATGGCAAGCTTGATATGGATCGACTGCTGGAACTCGTACAGAAAATTGGCAAACAGCATTTAGTCATTGATTTAAGCTGTCGAATGCGCAATGATAAATGGTATGTCGTTACTGATAAATGGACAAAATTTAGTGATTTCGAGGTCAATGCTGCGTCCATCTCTTATATTGAAAATTTCTGTGATGAGCTACTCATTCATGCGGTTGATGTGGAAGGAAAAAAAGGTGGTATGCAGGAAAGCTTAGTACGTGATCTAGCAGCATGGACTACTATCCCAACAACATATGCTGGAGGGATCCGTTCCATTGAGGACTTAGAGAAATTCAAGAAGTTAGCGAATGGTAAACTTCACGTGACAATTGGAAGTGCCCTTTCAATTTTTGGCGGAGATTTACCATATGTAGATGTAGTAAACTATTGTAAAAAGGGCGGGGTATTGTGA
- a CDS encoding tetratricopeptide repeat protein, which yields MNYNEQGIQAFQEKRYEDAAQLFTKAIEEEPENALGYVNFGNLLAVLEDTERAERFFQKAITVDETAATAYYGLANLYFNAERYAEAVKLYEQALKHQIEGADVYYMMGKCFERMENQKLALPYLQRAAELAPNDTQIRLAYAIVLCALEMFAEGKKELDQLIEQDWNNADAHYNLGVLYAVSTEQTEEAMYHLKQAFTLQPDYDQARYIYDMIAQRFN from the coding sequence ATGAATTATAATGAACAGGGTATTCAGGCCTTTCAGGAAAAACGTTATGAGGATGCTGCCCAACTATTTACAAAAGCAATTGAAGAAGAACCAGAAAATGCCCTTGGTTATGTAAATTTCGGTAATTTGCTAGCCGTGTTAGAGGATACAGAACGAGCAGAACGTTTTTTCCAAAAGGCGATCACTGTGGATGAAACTGCAGCTACAGCTTACTACGGTTTAGCCAATTTATATTTTAATGCAGAGCGCTATGCCGAAGCTGTCAAGTTGTACGAACAAGCATTAAAACATCAGATTGAAGGGGCAGATGTCTATTATATGATGGGCAAATGCTTTGAGCGTATGGAAAACCAAAAATTAGCATTGCCTTATTTACAACGTGCAGCAGAACTTGCTCCAAACGATACTCAAATTCGTTTAGCCTATGCCATTGTCCTTTGTGCGCTAGAAATGTTTGCAGAAGGGAAGAAGGAGCTGGATCAGTTAATCGAGCAGGATTGGAATAATGCGGATGCACACTATAATTTAGGTGTACTTTATGCAGTGTCTACTGAACAAACAGAAGAGGCGATGTATCATCTAAAACAAGCATTTACTCTACAACCTGACTATGACCAAGCACGTTATATTTATGATATGATTGCCCAACGATTTAACTAG
- a CDS encoding MDR family MFS transporter, which produces MNKVFIALLLVTALAAIEGTIVSTAIPSITADLLGVDLISWIYSAYLLASAIAAIIFGKLADLFGRKRMIITGIIIFLLGSMLCGLAQSMEQLIVFRAIQGIGAGSILPITLTMVGELFKTEKARAKGQSYLSMVWGVSGVVGPLFGGFIVDQVSWHFIFFINVPFGIASIYLIVKHYQEQLETVKRKIDYLGAALFTIGMVSLLYVIIDNSKTQAWLSSQSLLMYGVAAVLLGIFIWVELRAEEPIIPLTLFKNGRLMVINALTLSGMSIVIGVTVYIPIFAQSVLGKNATQAGLLLTPMSIFWTVNSIMAGYLIGRLTNKRIIQMGTILLVIGTLLLARLSSGSSDFNAYFASSLIGLGMGFIMPMLMISIQKVANPKQLGISIGLNSFTNTFSQAVGAALFGMIFNLTTSEKMASLGKGEIQLNGEFAKGGFSIDEVSFLKETIATGVSYVYIAAFVFAIFALVFSFFIATKSKEHA; this is translated from the coding sequence ATGAATAAAGTATTTATTGCACTACTACTTGTAACAGCACTTGCTGCAATTGAGGGTACGATTGTTAGTACTGCTATTCCAAGCATTACAGCCGATTTATTAGGCGTAGACTTGATAAGCTGGATTTATTCTGCTTATTTATTAGCTTCGGCCATTGCTGCGATTATTTTTGGAAAGTTAGCCGATTTATTTGGGCGTAAACGGATGATTATTACAGGCATCATTATTTTTTTACTAGGTTCCATGTTATGTGGTTTAGCGCAATCAATGGAGCAATTAATTGTCTTTCGTGCAATCCAAGGTATTGGCGCAGGTTCAATTTTACCAATTACATTAACAATGGTCGGTGAGCTATTTAAGACCGAAAAGGCGCGTGCTAAAGGACAAAGCTATTTAAGTATGGTATGGGGAGTATCTGGCGTGGTTGGTCCATTATTTGGAGGATTTATTGTAGATCAGGTATCTTGGCATTTTATTTTTTTCATTAATGTACCATTTGGCATAGCCTCTATTTATTTAATTGTCAAACATTATCAAGAACAATTGGAGACAGTGAAGCGTAAAATTGACTACTTAGGCGCTGCGCTATTTACGATTGGAATGGTATCTCTGTTATATGTTATTATCGATAACAGCAAAACACAGGCTTGGTTATCGAGCCAATCACTTCTTATGTACGGAGTTGCTGCTGTACTTTTAGGTATTTTTATATGGGTGGAGCTACGAGCAGAAGAGCCAATCATTCCATTAACGTTGTTTAAAAATGGCCGCCTAATGGTAATTAATGCATTAACATTAAGCGGAATGTCTATTGTGATTGGTGTGACAGTTTATATTCCGATATTTGCACAAAGTGTGCTAGGGAAAAATGCAACGCAAGCAGGTTTATTATTAACACCGATGTCTATTTTCTGGACAGTGAACTCTATTATGGCAGGTTATTTAATCGGACGTTTAACAAATAAACGCATTATTCAAATGGGTACAATTTTACTGGTTATAGGTACACTATTACTAGCAAGACTGTCTTCAGGTTCTAGCGATTTCAATGCTTATTTCGCTTCATCATTAATCGGACTAGGGATGGGCTTTATCATGCCAATGTTGATGATTTCCATTCAAAAAGTGGCAAACCCGAAACAGCTCGGTATATCCATTGGTCTAAACTCTTTTACCAATACATTTAGTCAAGCGGTAGGTGCGGCACTATTTGGAATGATTTTTAACCTGACAACAAGTGAAAAAATGGCTTCATTAGGAAAAGGTGAAATTCAATTAAATGGTGAATTTGCAAAAGGAGGCTTTAGTATAGATGAGGTAAGCTTTTTAAAGGAAACGATTGCCACTGGTGTAAGCTATGTATATATAGCTGCTTTTGTTTTTGCCATTTTTGCCCTTGTTTTCTCCTTCTTTATAGCAACGAAATCTAAAGAGCATGCATAG
- a CDS encoding polysaccharide deacetylase family protein, translating into MKRIVLLLLFMMILPFAGKVYANTMIIQVNEEATVFDNRSGSLVQVGTLSAGQTFEVTKDYGANWWQIRWAGYYGYVDKRYTTVVSATTYKNKVPTLATIKDYIVPTRVAPIFDNSGNKLVQFATLSEGVRFPIYSKMGDWYGIAVNGRLGFVHSNFVEEEKGQETTTPNNTKPVVKPTPPPPPPSKQNGYMQALENVTLYDLRRDNPMTIALLLKGQQLEVVDASDETYVKVRWGQTYLYAEKNKLKLMNTPSYKNIGKDHAVKNEYFIPISANSEVYDCTNKTLTPFAKLDTNRRYPILRKEGSWYVTVIGGREGYIHSSKVALDRGVPVMMYHHFLKEHELGRFKNVSTTMTDVQFTREMQFLKTKNYETITTDELLRFMRNEITLPAYSIVLTFDDGLLSTREYAYSVLQKNGFKATQFLITSRNESSAAEQMFNYDDLQALSRQDIENMQDVFSYGSHTYNLHDLIGNKGKMLLIPYHEVVQDLKQSLTLIPEAKAFAYPFGQYTSNTIYAVKEAGFVMAFSTQPGYNKPYDDVYQIKRLYSDQKTTFEQFQKMVLPYAK; encoded by the coding sequence GTGAAACGCATAGTATTATTGCTTCTATTCATGATGATCCTACCTTTTGCTGGAAAAGTATATGCAAATACTATGATTATCCAAGTGAATGAAGAAGCAACCGTCTTTGATAATCGTTCAGGCTCACTCGTGCAGGTGGGCACATTATCAGCTGGACAAACCTTTGAAGTAACTAAAGATTATGGGGCTAATTGGTGGCAAATACGTTGGGCAGGTTACTATGGGTATGTTGATAAGCGTTATACAACAGTTGTATCAGCAACAACCTATAAAAACAAAGTCCCAACGCTAGCAACGATAAAGGATTATATTGTTCCAACACGCGTTGCACCAATTTTTGATAATAGCGGTAATAAGCTTGTACAATTTGCAACCCTTTCAGAGGGAGTTCGTTTTCCTATTTATAGTAAAATGGGGGATTGGTATGGCATAGCAGTGAATGGACGGTTAGGATTTGTACATAGTAATTTTGTTGAAGAAGAAAAAGGGCAGGAGACTACTACTCCAAATAACACAAAACCTGTTGTAAAGCCTACCCCGCCCCCACCTCCTCCTAGTAAGCAAAATGGTTATATGCAGGCTTTAGAAAATGTCACTCTCTATGACCTACGTCGAGACAATCCAATGACTATTGCCCTATTACTGAAGGGGCAACAGCTTGAGGTTGTCGATGCATCAGATGAAACATATGTAAAGGTTCGATGGGGGCAAACCTATCTTTATGCAGAAAAAAATAAATTAAAATTAATGAATACACCTTCTTATAAAAATATTGGGAAGGACCATGCTGTAAAAAATGAGTATTTCATCCCGATTTCTGCAAACAGTGAGGTTTATGACTGTACCAATAAAACATTAACTCCTTTTGCAAAGCTAGATACAAACCGTCGTTACCCGATTTTACGAAAAGAGGGCAGCTGGTATGTAACAGTTATTGGGGGACGTGAGGGGTATATCCATAGCTCAAAAGTAGCGCTTGATCGTGGTGTTCCTGTTATGATGTATCATCATTTTTTAAAGGAACATGAGCTGGGCCGCTTTAAAAATGTCAGCACAACGATGACGGATGTACAATTTACAAGAGAAATGCAGTTTTTAAAAACTAAAAACTATGAAACAATTACTACGGATGAACTATTGCGTTTTATGCGCAATGAAATTACATTACCAGCTTATTCCATTGTCTTAACCTTTGATGATGGCTTGCTTTCAACACGTGAATATGCTTATTCAGTTCTTCAAAAGAACGGCTTCAAAGCTACTCAGTTTTTAATTACATCACGCAATGAAAGTTCAGCAGCTGAGCAAATGTTTAATTATGACGACCTACAGGCACTTTCACGGCAGGATATTGAAAATATGCAAGATGTCTTTTCCTATGGCTCCCATACTTACAACCTACATGACTTAATAGGAAATAAAGGGAAGATGCTACTAATCCCATACCATGAAGTAGTGCAGGATTTAAAACAAAGCTTAACGCTTATCCCTGAAGCAAAAGCATTTGCCTATCCATTTGGACAATATACGTCGAATACAATTTATGCAGTAAAAGAAGCAGGGTTTGTCATGGCGTTTTCAACACAACCTGGCTATAATAAGCCGTATGATGATGTGTATCAAATTAAACGACTGTATAGTGATCAGAAAACTACATTTGAGCAGTTCCAAAAAATGGTCCTACCATATGCTAAATAA
- a CDS encoding cysteine desulfurase family protein → MNSYIYLDHAATAPMNDKVIQAMTVAMQDVYGNASSIHGAGREARKYLDDAREVLAKSIGAQPSEIILTSGGTEADNTAILGTVYARASEGKHIITTQIEHHAVLHTCEKLERDGFDVTYLPVDEKGRVSVEDVRNALREDTILVTVMYGNNEVGTIQPIAEIGQLLLEHNATFHTDAVQAYGLETVNVADLHVDLLSVSAHKINGPKGIGFLYQKTGTQLASYALGGQQEKKRRAGTENVPAIIGFATAVQIANDLREEKRALYNRFKQIMLDVFTQEKLTYHVNGDVENSLPHLLNVSFTGMEVESFLVNLDMAGICVSSGSACTAGSIDPSHVLVAMFGQGAEELRNSIRFSFGQDLTEEDIRYAAEKTAAVVKKLAKK, encoded by the coding sequence ATGAATTCATATATTTATCTCGATCATGCGGCAACAGCACCTATGAATGACAAGGTTATCCAAGCTATGACCGTTGCAATGCAGGATGTTTATGGAAATGCATCGAGTATTCATGGAGCAGGTCGAGAGGCACGGAAATATTTAGATGATGCACGTGAGGTATTAGCCAAATCAATTGGTGCTCAGCCTAGTGAAATCATTCTAACAAGCGGTGGCACTGAGGCGGATAATACAGCAATACTCGGAACTGTTTATGCACGTGCTAGTGAAGGGAAACACATTATTACTACACAAATTGAACATCATGCGGTGCTACACACATGTGAAAAGCTTGAACGAGATGGCTTTGACGTAACCTATTTACCAGTTGATGAAAAGGGCCGTGTTTCTGTAGAAGATGTGCGCAATGCATTACGTGAAGATACGATTTTAGTGACGGTTATGTACGGGAATAATGAGGTTGGAACAATTCAACCGATTGCAGAAATTGGGCAACTATTACTAGAACATAACGCCACTTTCCATACAGATGCAGTTCAGGCATACGGTTTAGAGACGGTAAATGTTGCTGATTTACATGTGGATTTACTAAGTGTTTCTGCGCATAAAATTAACGGTCCTAAAGGGATTGGCTTCCTTTACCAAAAAACGGGGACGCAGCTTGCTAGCTATGCCCTAGGTGGTCAACAGGAGAAAAAACGTCGTGCAGGCACTGAAAATGTACCTGCAATTATTGGTTTTGCGACTGCTGTGCAAATTGCAAATGACTTGCGTGAAGAGAAGCGAGCACTGTACAATCGCTTTAAGCAAATTATGCTTGATGTTTTTACGCAAGAAAAGCTAACATACCATGTTAATGGAGATGTAGAAAATTCACTTCCACATCTTTTAAATGTAAGTTTTACTGGGATGGAAGTAGAGTCCTTCCTTGTAAATCTTGATATGGCAGGTATTTGTGTGTCGAGTGGCTCTGCTTGCACTGCAGGTTCCATTGACCCATCCCATGTTTTAGTTGCGATGTTTGGACAAGGAGCAGAGGAATTACGTAACTCCATTCGTTTTAGTTTTGGACAAGATTTAACCGAAGAAGATATACGATATGCCGCAGAAAAAACAGCAGCAGTCGTGAAAAAACTTGCAAAAAAATAA
- the cymR gene encoding cysteine metabolism transcriptional regulator CymR — translation MKISTKGRYGLTIMIELAKHYGEGPIPLRKIAAEKDLSEAYLEQLVSPLRNSGLVKSVRGAYGGYMLANPPSEISAANVISVLEGPIQPVEGIENEEAPQRELWLRIRDAVKNVLDTTTIEDLAQYTEENVVEGYMFYI, via the coding sequence ATGAAAATTTCAACTAAAGGCCGTTATGGGCTAACGATTATGATTGAATTAGCAAAGCATTATGGAGAAGGTCCTATACCATTACGTAAAATTGCCGCAGAAAAAGATTTATCTGAGGCATACTTAGAGCAATTAGTTTCCCCATTACGTAATTCTGGCTTAGTAAAGAGTGTACGTGGTGCCTATGGCGGTTATATGCTAGCAAATCCACCGAGTGAAATTTCCGCAGCAAATGTTATTAGTGTCTTAGAGGGACCTATTCAGCCAGTTGAAGGAATTGAAAATGAGGAGGCACCTCAGCGTGAGTTATGGCTTCGCATTCGCGATGCTGTGAAAAATGTGTTGGATACAACTACTATTGAGGATTTAGCACAATATACTGAGGAAAATGTAGTGGAAGGCTATATGTTCTATATTTAA